A single window of Candidatus Binataceae bacterium DNA harbors:
- a CDS encoding exonuclease domain-containing protein has product MGDSSMNLPSNFSSPPRVTIREKLHLFLRERPGGADGNELARLLFRGVGRDPELGARLIRGVLGADPKFYHDEAAGLWSLRQAASMRVVLDEAQFVVVDLETTGGRVAPGAIIEIGAYRMRGRRMVESFQSLIRPRFVVSSFITRLTSITNEMLAQAPPVEAVLPEFRAFLGDAVMVAHNAPFDHSFLDFEFRQLFGMGLLNPVLCTVRMARRLLPLVKRRRLDLLAEHFGLSTAGRHRALGDARMTAELFSIFLEIVERMGIDRLDRLIDDHGRGAAGRRIERHVPPEVIAAMPRAPGVYLMRNERGELLYIGKARRLRDRVAAYFNGGANAKAKTAELISHVWAIETRVMRSALEAGLSEARLIREHKPPYNRMLKAAAPAHVIRLDLNDPFPRLRIAQKLRAKTGVLELGPFIGRRKVDHSIRALSRILGMRICSGRLAPDENFSPCIYGQMGHCAMPCNKTVGEDDYNARVGRAVAFLRGRVGPLLGDLVRARDQAGAAMRFEEARRCHRELEALAALTERAGRLSRVVTENNLVIVVGGVAVGESGAPCAPDSPTACAYVVLSGRLALTRELVSRDDAAAVAAFVAENFERYRMRPVSRDELEPMMIVARWLKERAPDDGRLIYLDGPVINPATIFTDRDCSAQLSDGGSRVATASGEAPRLGR; this is encoded by the coding sequence ATGGGCGATTCATCGATGAACTTACCGAGCAACTTCTCGTCGCCGCCGCGCGTGACGATCCGGGAGAAGCTGCATCTTTTCTTGCGGGAGCGGCCGGGCGGCGCTGACGGCAACGAGCTGGCGAGGCTGCTATTTCGCGGCGTTGGGCGAGATCCGGAGCTGGGCGCGCGACTGATTCGCGGCGTCCTCGGCGCCGATCCGAAGTTTTATCATGACGAGGCGGCCGGGCTGTGGTCGCTGCGGCAGGCGGCGTCGATGCGAGTTGTGCTCGACGAGGCCCAATTCGTGGTCGTCGATCTTGAGACGACCGGCGGGCGGGTCGCGCCGGGCGCGATAATCGAGATCGGGGCCTATCGGATGCGCGGGCGGCGCATGGTCGAGAGCTTCCAGAGCCTGATCCGGCCTCGCTTCGTCGTTTCGAGCTTCATCACGCGTCTCACGTCGATCACGAATGAGATGCTCGCCCAAGCGCCGCCAGTCGAGGCGGTACTGCCGGAGTTTCGCGCCTTTCTGGGCGACGCGGTGATGGTCGCGCATAATGCGCCGTTCGATCATTCGTTTCTGGACTTTGAATTCCGCCAGCTGTTCGGGATGGGGCTCCTGAATCCGGTTCTGTGTACGGTGCGGATGGCGCGGCGGCTGCTACCGTTGGTCAAGCGGCGGCGGCTGGATCTGCTGGCGGAACATTTTGGACTTTCGACCGCGGGACGCCATCGCGCCCTCGGCGACGCGCGGATGACCGCGGAGCTGTTTTCGATCTTTCTCGAAATCGTCGAGCGGATGGGAATCGATCGGCTCGATCGGCTGATTGACGATCATGGGCGCGGCGCCGCCGGCCGGCGAATCGAACGGCATGTGCCGCCAGAGGTGATTGCCGCGATGCCGCGCGCGCCCGGCGTCTATCTGATGCGCAACGAACGCGGTGAGCTGTTGTATATCGGCAAGGCGCGCCGGCTGCGCGATCGCGTCGCGGCGTATTTCAACGGCGGCGCGAACGCCAAAGCGAAAACGGCCGAGCTAATTAGTCATGTCTGGGCGATCGAAACGCGCGTGATGAGGTCGGCGCTCGAAGCCGGGCTGAGCGAGGCGCGGCTGATTCGCGAGCATAAGCCGCCCTACAACCGGATGCTGAAAGCGGCGGCGCCGGCGCATGTGATCCGGCTCGACCTCAATGATCCATTTCCGCGGCTGCGGATCGCGCAAAAGCTCAGAGCGAAGACGGGTGTGCTGGAGCTGGGACCGTTTATCGGACGGCGTAAGGTCGATCATTCGATCCGCGCGCTCTCGAGAATCCTGGGTATGCGCATATGTTCCGGGCGGCTCGCGCCGGACGAGAATTTCTCACCCTGCATCTATGGTCAGATGGGCCATTGTGCGATGCCCTGCAACAAAACCGTCGGTGAGGACGATTACAACGCGCGGGTGGGGCGAGCAGTCGCTTTTTTGCGCGGACGAGTCGGGCCGCTGCTCGGCGATCTGGTGCGAGCGCGCGATCAGGCAGGCGCGGCGATGCGCTTCGAGGAGGCCCGCCGATGCCATCGCGAGTTGGAGGCGCTGGCGGCGCTGACGGAACGGGCCGGCCGTCTCAGCCGGGTAGTAACGGAGAACAATCTTGTGATCGTCGTGGGTGGCGTGGCGGTGGGGGAGTCGGGCGCACCTTGCGCGCCCGACTCCCCCACCGCATGTGCCTACGTGGTGCTGAGCGGGCGGCTGGCGCTGACGCGCGAGCTGGTCTCGCGCGACGACGCGGCGGCCGTTGCAGCTTTCGTCGCGGAGAACTTCGAGCGCTACCGGATGCGTCCCGTGAGTCGCGACGAACTCGAGCCAATGATGATCGTCGCGCGCTGGCTCAAGGAGCGCGCTCCCGACGACGGACGCCTGATTTATCTTGATGGTCCGGTAATCAACCCGGCGACGATTTTCACTGACCGCGACTGCTCCGCTCAGCTATCCGATGGCGGCAGTCGGGTAGCGACCGCATCGGGCGAGGCCCCAAGGCTCGGGAGGTAA
- a CDS encoding LLM class F420-dependent oxidoreductase: protein MRLGLVSGYSGPQMPKTIDLILEAERLGYDSVWTGEAWGSDVITFLAFVGARTSKIKLGAGILQMQARTPAMTAMTAMTLDGLTNGRFLIGLGPSNPQVIEGWHGVPYGKPLQRYREYIAILRKILKREEPLSFDGKEYQIPYRGPGASGLGKPLKSILHGRADMKIYTASISPKGIELAAELADGLLPVWMAPEWYDQLYKPHLEAGFAKAGSGRDPKDFDFSPYVTCVMGNDLDKCREPVKASLALYIGGMGARNKNFYNSYVRNFGYEDLATQLQDLYLSGKKNEAQAAVPDQLVDAVALVGPKEHIREQLTRWKSSPVTTMLIGTSQPEALRTLAELCL from the coding sequence ATGCGACTCGGATTGGTTTCCGGCTATTCGGGCCCGCAGATGCCCAAGACGATCGACCTGATTCTCGAGGCCGAACGCCTCGGCTACGACTCGGTCTGGACCGGCGAGGCCTGGGGCTCCGACGTCATCACGTTTCTCGCCTTCGTCGGCGCACGCACCTCGAAGATCAAGCTCGGCGCCGGCATCCTGCAGATGCAGGCGCGGACTCCGGCGATGACCGCGATGACTGCGATGACGCTCGACGGCCTCACCAACGGCCGCTTCCTGATCGGGCTCGGCCCGTCGAATCCGCAAGTCATCGAAGGCTGGCACGGGGTGCCCTATGGCAAACCGCTCCAGCGCTATCGTGAGTACATCGCGATCCTGCGCAAGATTCTCAAGCGCGAGGAGCCGTTGAGCTTCGACGGCAAGGAATACCAGATTCCGTATCGCGGCCCGGGCGCGAGCGGCCTCGGCAAGCCGCTCAAGAGTATCCTGCACGGGCGCGCCGACATGAAAATCTATACCGCCTCGATCAGTCCGAAAGGCATCGAGCTGGCGGCCGAGCTCGCCGACGGTCTGTTGCCGGTCTGGATGGCGCCCGAGTGGTATGACCAGCTCTACAAGCCCCATCTCGAAGCGGGCTTCGCCAAAGCCGGCAGCGGCAGAGATCCGAAAGATTTCGATTTCTCGCCCTATGTCACCTGCGTGATGGGCAACGATCTCGACAAGTGCCGCGAGCCGGTCAAGGCGAGCCTAGCGCTTTACATCGGCGGGATGGGCGCCCGTAATAAGAACTTCTACAACAGTTACGTCCGCAACTTCGGCTACGAAGACCTCGCGACGCAGCTCCAGGATCTCTACCTATCGGGCAAGAAGAACGAGGCGCAGGCGGCGGTGCCCGACCAACTGGTCGATGCGGTTGCGTTGGTCGGCCCGAAAGAGCATATTCGCGAACAACTCACGCGCTGGAAATCGTCGCCGGTCACGACGATGCTGATAGGCACGTCCCAGCCTGAGGCGCTCCGCACCCTAGCGGAGCTGTGCCTATAG
- a CDS encoding alkaline phosphatase family protein, whose amino-acid sequence MAAPTAAETGTPSSGRARHVFIIVLENETFGTSFGANSDAPFLAKELTSKGELLTHYYAIGHYSLDNYIAMVSGQAPTPQTQRDCIHDYQDFAPAAAAADSFGQVKGSGCVYPDSVRTIANQLEAKGLTWGGYMEDMSRDCQHPELNQPDDHVKAKPGDQYVTRHNPFVYFHSLIDHPTCDAHVAPLTHLDADLKSIATTPNLVFITPNLCNDGHDGVSAICVGGHLKSADRFLQQMVPKILGSPAYRQDGMLIITFDEGKLGYDENHTIDPQKTDVTACCKEPTGPNVTMPGIIGPGGGRIGAVILSRYVKPGSRNDTEYNHYALLRGLEDLFGLDHLGYAQDSGLNSFDGVFNQRP is encoded by the coding sequence ATGGCTGCTCCCACGGCCGCCGAAACGGGTACGCCATCAAGCGGCCGGGCGCGACACGTATTCATCATCGTGCTCGAAAATGAAACCTTCGGGACTAGTTTTGGCGCGAACTCCGACGCGCCATTTCTCGCAAAGGAGTTGACCAGCAAAGGCGAACTTCTAACTCACTACTACGCGATCGGCCACTACAGCCTGGATAATTATATCGCGATGGTCAGTGGTCAGGCGCCGACTCCTCAGACTCAGCGGGATTGTATTCACGACTATCAGGACTTCGCGCCCGCAGCCGCCGCGGCGGATAGCTTCGGGCAGGTGAAGGGCAGCGGATGCGTTTATCCTGACAGCGTCCGCACGATTGCCAATCAACTCGAAGCTAAGGGCCTGACCTGGGGCGGCTACATGGAGGACATGAGCCGCGATTGCCAGCATCCCGAACTCAACCAACCCGATGATCACGTCAAGGCGAAGCCGGGCGACCAGTACGTGACGCGGCATAATCCATTTGTCTATTTCCACTCGCTTATCGACCATCCGACCTGCGACGCACACGTGGCGCCGCTTACTCATCTCGACGCGGATTTGAAGAGCATTGCGACCACGCCCAATCTGGTCTTCATCACACCCAATCTCTGCAACGACGGCCACGATGGAGTGTCAGCAATCTGTGTCGGCGGCCATCTAAAATCGGCGGATCGCTTCCTGCAGCAGATGGTTCCGAAAATTCTGGGATCACCGGCCTACCGGCAGGACGGAATGCTAATCATCACCTTCGACGAAGGTAAGCTGGGCTATGACGAAAATCACACGATTGATCCTCAGAAAACCGATGTCACCGCCTGCTGTAAGGAGCCCACGGGGCCGAACGTCACCATGCCCGGCATCATAGGACCGGGCGGTGGGCGAATTGGCGCGGTCATCCTGTCGCGTTACGTCAAGCCGGGTAGCCGCAACGATACTGAGTACAATCATTACGCGTTATTGCGCGGCCTCGAGGATCTGTTCGGGCTCGATCATCTAGGCTATGCGCAGGATAGCGGGCTGAACTCCTTCGACGGAGTTTTCAACCAGCGCCCCTGA
- a CDS encoding amidohydrolase family protein yields the protein MNEGAQIEIDEPNRWRLKTPGHQGWAKTARPEDPNRYLMISADCHAQEPTGFWLARMDKKYHERLPRVVVDEKGGKWQIAEGMHKSRPLDINLQGEDEIRSKTGYTPEQRIADQRRDGVDAEIMFPNKGLTAWATRDAEFGAAQCAAWNDWAWETYGAYNDFISPIAAIMTADVNLAIAEIKRVTKLGFRGVNLPLKPIWASTDSRDPNYNMSLFDPMWAVIQDCDVAITFHIGTGRDPRAAGKEGGAIINYAAHALSPTLEPIACLCASGVLERFTKLRFAGIECGIGWVPWALEAMDEGARKHHMWSFPKLKKLPSEYFREHGATSFQDDPVGVELAEKYNLVDNFLWANDYPHHEGSWPHSAPSIERQMGGLKEASRAKILGGNAAKLFKFDVEGLLRRRNAAIN from the coding sequence ATGAACGAGGGTGCCCAGATTGAAATCGACGAGCCCAATCGCTGGCGGCTCAAAACCCCCGGCCATCAGGGATGGGCAAAAACCGCGCGTCCCGAAGATCCTAATCGCTATCTGATGATCTCCGCTGACTGCCACGCACAAGAACCTACCGGTTTCTGGCTGGCGCGGATGGACAAGAAGTACCATGAACGCCTGCCACGCGTCGTCGTCGATGAGAAAGGCGGTAAATGGCAGATCGCGGAGGGGATGCACAAGTCGCGTCCGCTCGATATCAACCTCCAAGGCGAGGATGAAATTCGCAGCAAGACCGGCTATACGCCCGAACAGCGAATCGCCGACCAGCGCCGCGACGGCGTCGATGCCGAAATCATGTTCCCTAACAAGGGACTGACGGCGTGGGCGACCCGCGACGCCGAGTTCGGCGCGGCGCAATGCGCTGCCTGGAACGACTGGGCGTGGGAAACCTATGGCGCATACAACGATTTCATTTCGCCAATCGCCGCCATCATGACTGCCGATGTCAATCTCGCTATCGCCGAAATCAAGCGCGTTACCAAGCTCGGCTTTCGCGGCGTCAATCTGCCCTTAAAGCCGATTTGGGCCTCGACCGACTCCCGCGATCCGAACTACAACATGTCGCTGTTTGATCCGATGTGGGCCGTCATCCAGGATTGCGACGTCGCGATTACCTTTCATATCGGCACCGGACGTGATCCGCGGGCCGCAGGCAAGGAAGGCGGCGCGATTATCAACTATGCGGCCCATGCGCTCTCGCCTACGCTCGAACCGATCGCCTGCCTGTGCGCGTCGGGCGTCCTCGAACGTTTCACCAAGCTGCGCTTCGCCGGCATTGAGTGCGGGATCGGCTGGGTGCCATGGGCGCTCGAGGCGATGGACGAAGGCGCCCGCAAGCATCACATGTGGTCGTTTCCGAAGCTCAAGAAACTTCCCAGCGAATACTTCCGCGAGCATGGCGCGACATCATTTCAGGACGATCCGGTCGGCGTCGAGCTCGCCGAGAAGTATAACCTCGTGGATAATTTTCTGTGGGCAAATGATTATCCGCATCACGAGGGATCGTGGCCGCATTCCGCGCCATCGATCGAGCGCCAGATGGGCGGCCTGAAAGAAGCGAGCCGCGCGAAAATTCTGGGTGGCAACGCCGCGAAACTGTTCAAGTTTGACGTGGAAGGTCTGCTCCGCCGTCGCAACGCCGCAATCAACTGA
- a CDS encoding Zn-dependent alcohol dehydrogenase — protein MKAAVFHGAQQPLTIEEVEIDQPQDREVLVRTVASGVCHSDLHFIEGLYPYPQPAILGHEAAGVVEQVGRSVTYLQPGDHVIGCLSVFCGYCEDCMTGHPSRCSNHLATRRGKDEKPRLSQKGKPLKQFAELSTYAEQMLVHENALVKIGKDIPLDRAALVGCGVTTGMGAVLNTARIEPGSTVAVFGCGGVGLAAIQGARIAGARMIIAVDQFPNKLAMAQRLGATHTVDSSKDDPVKAIRALTSKGDTGGGMMSPSNDGVDYAFEAVGLKLLAEMCFEAIKPGGTATIIGMIPVGQKIAINGGKLLTERKLQGTNMGSNRFRIDMPRYLDYYQQGRLNLDDMISRRGRLEDVNEAFRAMKAGEVARTVLMFD, from the coding sequence ATGAAGGCCGCAGTTTTTCATGGCGCGCAACAACCCCTGACGATTGAAGAGGTCGAGATCGATCAGCCGCAGGACCGCGAAGTGCTCGTGCGCACTGTCGCGAGCGGCGTCTGCCATAGCGATCTGCATTTTATCGAAGGGCTCTACCCCTATCCGCAGCCCGCCATTCTGGGGCATGAAGCCGCGGGAGTGGTCGAGCAGGTTGGCCGCAGCGTCACCTATTTGCAGCCGGGCGACCACGTAATCGGTTGTCTCTCGGTCTTCTGCGGATATTGCGAGGATTGCATGACCGGGCATCCGAGCCGCTGCTCGAATCATCTCGCGACGCGGCGCGGCAAAGATGAGAAGCCGCGGCTCTCGCAAAAGGGTAAGCCGCTCAAGCAGTTCGCGGAACTCTCGACCTACGCCGAGCAGATGCTCGTGCATGAGAACGCGCTGGTGAAGATCGGCAAGGACATTCCGCTCGATCGTGCGGCGCTGGTCGGCTGCGGCGTGACCACCGGGATGGGCGCGGTATTGAACACCGCCCGAATCGAGCCGGGCTCGACGGTGGCGGTCTTCGGCTGCGGCGGCGTCGGCCTAGCGGCGATTCAGGGCGCGCGCATCGCCGGCGCCCGGATGATCATCGCGGTTGATCAGTTCCCCAACAAGCTCGCGATGGCGCAGCGGCTGGGCGCGACGCACACCGTCGACTCGTCCAAGGACGATCCGGTCAAGGCGATCCGGGCTCTCACGAGCAAGGGTGACACCGGTGGCGGAATGATGTCGCCCTCTAACGATGGCGTGGACTACGCCTTCGAGGCCGTCGGGCTCAAGCTACTCGCCGAGATGTGCTTCGAGGCCATCAAGCCGGGCGGGACTGCGACGATCATCGGAATGATCCCGGTTGGGCAGAAAATCGCGATCAATGGCGGCAAGTTGCTCACCGAGCGCAAACTCCAAGGCACCAACATGGGCTCGAACCGCTTTCGGATTGATATGCCGCGGTATCTGGATTACTACCAACAGGGACGCCTGAACCTGGATGACATGATCAGCCGCCGCGGCAGGCTCGAGGATGTGAACGAGGCCTTCCGTGCGATGAAGGCCGGTGAAGTCGCGCGTACGGTCCTGATGTTCGATTGA
- a CDS encoding heme peroxidase family protein — MKPFQQITHGDVLNVAEIQFHTSFDYMFPLLAANPECLLPPGANTQGALLALGTAMATDTIALGNDSTIPAVFTYLGQFIDHDITAQTDREIGVSRIATPDGNVMDLTPLLSSVVVQQLVNGRRPQLDLDHVYGDGPKIGSGGNLGTTEGDILFDANLKLKTVSVPPGFDVPRQPDGTAIIADMRNNENLNISQLHTVFLRFHDQIAAALPAALSDDARYIKARKLVRWAYQYVVLNDYLPTVCDPVVVEDVLTNGLRYYAPDFDVIFMPLEFSTAAFRFGHSMIRPKYNLNATHTGATGLALSVVLGVSGLLDPVTKRLKPEYVIEWHNFASIMGHPAPQMARTIDTLISMDLGNLPFKLPGGTTLPAGPLLQQLARRNLMRGFLLSIPTGQAVASAMDIKPLQPADLINGVSPDISAAIIGGGFDTATPLWYYILQEAKFQHDGNFLGSVGSRIVAETLAGLVRRDRGSYANNLQDPAVKPNGIEVAPGHVISTLSDLLVFSGVPL; from the coding sequence GTGAAACCATTCCAACAGATAACACATGGGGATGTCCTGAATGTCGCCGAAATCCAGTTTCACACGAGTTTCGACTACATGTTCCCCTTGTTGGCCGCAAACCCCGAGTGTCTCTTACCCCCGGGCGCGAACACTCAGGGCGCGTTGCTGGCGCTGGGTACGGCAATGGCGACCGATACCATCGCGCTCGGCAACGACTCGACGATTCCTGCGGTCTTTACCTACCTGGGCCAGTTCATTGATCACGACATCACCGCCCAGACCGATCGCGAGATCGGCGTCAGCCGAATCGCCACGCCCGACGGTAACGTCATGGACCTGACGCCTTTGCTCTCCAGCGTGGTGGTCCAACAACTGGTTAACGGACGCCGTCCCCAACTCGACCTCGATCATGTTTACGGTGACGGACCGAAGATTGGAAGCGGAGGGAATCTCGGCACAACCGAAGGCGACATCCTGTTCGATGCGAATCTAAAGTTGAAGACCGTCTCGGTGCCTCCGGGCTTCGATGTGCCCCGCCAGCCCGACGGGACGGCGATCATCGCGGATATGCGCAACAATGAAAATCTCAACATCAGCCAGTTGCACACGGTTTTTCTGCGCTTTCATGACCAGATCGCTGCAGCGCTTCCCGCAGCTCTTTCGGATGACGCCCGCTACATCAAGGCGCGCAAACTGGTCCGCTGGGCCTATCAGTATGTTGTGTTGAATGACTACCTTCCGACCGTCTGCGATCCGGTCGTAGTCGAAGACGTGCTCACTAACGGACTTCGATACTACGCGCCCGATTTCGACGTGATTTTCATGCCGCTTGAGTTCTCGACTGCGGCATTTCGCTTTGGGCACTCAATGATTCGCCCGAAGTACAACCTTAACGCTACGCACACCGGCGCGACCGGGCTAGCCCTTTCCGTCGTCCTGGGCGTAAGCGGCCTGCTCGATCCGGTGACCAAGCGGCTCAAGCCTGAGTACGTGATCGAATGGCACAATTTCGCGTCGATCATGGGTCATCCGGCGCCGCAGATGGCGCGCACGATCGATACGCTGATCTCGATGGACCTTGGCAATCTGCCGTTCAAGCTGCCCGGCGGCACGACGCTTCCGGCGGGACCCTTGTTGCAACAACTGGCGCGGCGCAACCTCATGCGCGGGTTCCTGCTTTCGATTCCCACCGGTCAGGCGGTGGCCAGCGCGATGGACATTAAGCCCTTGCAGCCCGCGGATCTGATAAATGGGGTCTCACCGGACATCAGCGCCGCCATCATCGGGGGCGGTTTCGATACGGCCACGCCGCTCTGGTACTACATTCTGCAGGAGGCGAAGTTCCAGCACGACGGAAATTTTTTGGGTTCGGTCGGCAGCCGTATCGTCGCCGAGACCTTAGCGGGATTGGTTCGGCGCGATCGCGGCAGCTATGCCAATAATCTTCAAGACCCGGCGGTGAAGCCTAACGGTATCGAGGTGGCCCCCGGTCACGTGATCAGCACGCTTAGCGATCTGCTGGTCTTCAGCGGAGTGCCGCTGTAG
- the rpmA gene encoding 50S ribosomal protein L27 gives MAHKKGQGSSRNGRDSPGQRRGIKIYAGQTVKAGNILVRQVGTRIHPGRNVGMGRDFTIYAKIDGVTKYEAYRGDKRRVSVEPFAATETSAAAGG, from the coding sequence GTGGCGCATAAAAAGGGCCAAGGTTCCAGCCGCAATGGACGTGACAGCCCGGGTCAACGCCGCGGGATCAAGATCTACGCGGGCCAGACGGTCAAAGCCGGCAACATCCTCGTGCGTCAGGTCGGCACACGGATTCATCCGGGGCGCAACGTCGGGATGGGACGGGATTTCACGATCTACGCGAAGATCGACGGCGTGACCAAATACGAAGCCTATCGCGGCGACAAGCGCCGCGTCAGCGTCGAGCCGTTCGCCGCGACCGAGACGTCAGCCGCCGCCGGCGGCTAA
- the rplU gene encoding 50S ribosomal protein L21, whose protein sequence is MFAIVKTGGKQYRVGAGDQITVERIVGEVGAEIALSEVLAIGDADAGAVGNPTVANASVRAKIVQQPRGTKVIVFKKKRRKNYRRKRGHRQELTVLRIEEISRGA, encoded by the coding sequence ATGTTCGCAATCGTAAAAACTGGCGGCAAACAATATCGCGTCGGCGCGGGCGATCAGATCACGGTCGAACGGATCGTCGGGGAGGTCGGCGCGGAGATCGCGTTGAGCGAAGTACTCGCGATCGGCGACGCCGATGCCGGCGCCGTCGGCAATCCGACCGTGGCCAACGCCTCGGTGCGAGCCAAAATCGTTCAGCAGCCGCGCGGCACCAAGGTCATCGTCTTCAAGAAGAAGCGGCGCAAGAACTATCGCCGCAAGCGCGGTCATCGCCAGGAATTGACCGTCCTGCGGATCGAGGAGATCAGCCGTGGCGCATAA
- a CDS encoding Zn-dependent alcohol dehydrogenase, with the protein MKAAIFHGPNQPLTIEQVDIDEPQDHEVLVKTAASGVCHSDLHFVEGLYPHPAPAILGHEAAGVVEKVGKAVTYLKPGDHVISCPSVFCGYCDECMSGHANRCSNRKATQRKKGEKPRLSQNGQPVAQFADLSTYAEKMLLHENALVKITNEISLDRAALIGCGVTTGVGAVLNTAKIEPGTTVAVFGCGGVGLSAIQGARIAGARMIIAVDQFESKLAMARRFGATHTVDASNTDAVAEIRKLASGDSEAGIDVISALTASAGVDYAFEAVGVKKLAEQCFEVIKPGGTATIIGMIPLGQKVELDGSKFLTERKIQGTMMGGNRFRIDMPRYIDYYLQGRLNLDDMISKRMKLEDVNEAFRTMKAGEVARSVLMFN; encoded by the coding sequence ATGAAAGCCGCCATTTTTCACGGACCAAATCAGCCGCTGACGATCGAGCAAGTCGATATCGACGAACCGCAAGACCACGAGGTTCTGGTCAAGACCGCGGCCAGCGGCGTCTGCCACAGCGATCTGCATTTCGTCGAGGGTCTGTATCCGCATCCGGCGCCCGCGATTCTGGGTCACGAGGCGGCCGGCGTGGTCGAGAAAGTCGGCAAGGCGGTGACCTATCTCAAGCCCGGCGATCACGTGATCTCCTGCCCGTCGGTCTTCTGCGGCTACTGTGACGAGTGCATGTCGGGTCACGCGAATCGCTGCTCTAACCGTAAGGCCACCCAGCGCAAGAAGGGCGAGAAGCCGCGCCTGTCGCAAAACGGCCAGCCGGTGGCGCAGTTTGCGGACCTTTCGACCTATGCCGAAAAGATGCTGCTGCACGAGAACGCGCTGGTAAAAATCACCAACGAGATTTCGCTCGATCGCGCAGCGCTGATCGGCTGCGGAGTGACCACCGGGGTCGGCGCGGTGCTCAACACTGCGAAGATCGAGCCTGGCACGACGGTCGCGGTGTTCGGCTGCGGCGGCGTCGGGCTTTCCGCAATTCAAGGCGCGCGCATCGCCGGCGCGCGGATGATTATCGCGGTCGATCAGTTTGAATCGAAGCTCGCGATGGCGCGCCGCTTCGGCGCCACCCATACCGTCGATGCCTCCAACACCGACGCGGTCGCAGAAATTCGCAAGCTCGCCTCGGGCGATAGTGAAGCGGGCATCGATGTGATCTCGGCGCTGACCGCGAGCGCCGGGGTTGATTATGCCTTCGAAGCGGTCGGCGTGAAGAAGCTCGCTGAGCAGTGCTTCGAGGTCATCAAGCCCGGCGGCACCGCGACCATCATCGGCATGATTCCGCTCGGCCAGAAGGTCGAACTGGACGGTTCCAAGTTCCTGACTGAGCGCAAGATTCAGGGCACCATGATGGGCGGCAACCGCTTCCGCATCGATATGCCCCGGTACATCGACTATTACCTGCAGGGCCGGCTCAACCTCGACGATATGATCAGCAAGCGCATGAAGCTCGAAGACGTTAATGAAGCCTTCCGTACGATGAAGGCCGGCGAGGTCGCACGCAGCGTCCTGATGTTCAACTGA
- the sufT gene encoding putative Fe-S cluster assembly protein SufT yields MERVELMRDCQAVQIPAGHTVTLEKGVEVFITQSLGGTYTLQVPAHGGLFRIQGADADALGRAVEAIPSAEVSAGDLESMVWEQLKTCFDPEIPVNIVDLGLVYGMELSAVAEGGHKVDVKMTLTAQGCGMGATIAIDAKQKIMTIPGIAEANVDLVWDPPWNPQMIVPSARERLGID; encoded by the coding sequence ATGGAACGAGTTGAACTGATGCGCGACTGCCAAGCCGTCCAGATTCCAGCCGGCCACACCGTGACTCTGGAAAAGGGCGTTGAGGTTTTCATCACTCAGTCGCTCGGCGGCACTTATACCTTACAGGTGCCGGCCCACGGCGGTCTTTTCCGCATCCAGGGTGCGGACGCCGACGCCCTCGGCCGCGCGGTCGAGGCGATACCCTCTGCGGAGGTCAGCGCGGGGGATCTGGAATCGATGGTATGGGAGCAGCTCAAGACCTGCTTCGACCCGGAAATCCCGGTCAATATCGTCGATTTGGGCTTGGTTTACGGGATGGAGCTTTCAGCCGTCGCCGAAGGCGGCCACAAAGTCGACGTAAAGATGACCTTGACCGCGCAGGGATGCGGGATGGGCGCCACAATCGCGATCGATGCCAAACAAAAGATTATGACGATCCCAGGCATCGCCGAAGCCAATGTCGATCTGGTTTGGGACCCGCCGTGGAACCCGCAGATGATCGTGCCGAGTGCCCGTGAGCGCCTCGGTATCGACTGA